The sequence GAAAATTTAGTAATTTTTTCGCTTCCAGAAATTTTCTTTCCAATTCTTCAGGGTCGAGTTCATGAAGTTTGGGTAAGTTTTACAGCATCCACACTGAAGGATGATCAAGGGTATCGTTCCTCTGATTGTTTTGAAACCTTCCCCTTCCCGGAAAACTGGGAAACCAACCCCACCCTGGAAGCTGTTGGCAAAACCTACTACGAATACCGTGCCGAGTTAATGGTACGCAACAATCAGGGACTTACCGCCACTTACAACCGCTTCCACGACCCCGACGAACGCGACCCGGACATCCTGAGACTGCGCGAACTTCACGTCGAAATGGATCGCGCTGTTCTCGATGCTTACGGTTGGACAGACATCCCCACCGACTGCGAATTTCTACTCGATTACGAGGAGGAAGAAGATGATGAAGATAGCAGCAAACGGCAGAAGAAAAAGCCCTGGCGCTACCGCTGGTCTGAAGAAGTCCACGATGAAGTCTTAGCGCGTTTGCTCGACCTCAACCAGAAACGCCATGAACAGGAAATTTTCGGCGGGAAAACTGCTGAGAAGAAACCGAAAAATCAACGCCAGAAAAAAAGCGCTAAATCTCAGGGAAAAATAGCCAATCAACCCACCTTATTCGATTTGTAGCATTACTGGGGAACACATCGACTAATAACATTATCAATTTTTATATCAATTACTGCTTAACTTAGAGGATAAACCCCATGTCTGAGAGTGAAAAAGAACTCATAAACATCCAGAAACGCGCTAACAAAAAAATCTGGATTACAGCCTTACTTACCCTCTTTATTCACTGGGCTGGTTATCTCTATACAGTCCGTTACAAAGCCGCCCTTATTGCCTTTTTTGCCATGTTTTTCCTAATTTCTGCGAAAGAGACTATGGGTGAAGATACTGGCGACAGCATATACGGTTTTTTGGCACTTGGAGTTGCTGTTGAAAATTCCATTTCTGTCCGCAAAGCTAGAGAACTTGCTCAACAGAAAGGATTGCCGTCGGGTTCTGATAGTTATGCTCGCCTTCCCGATGCCAAGGTGCAAATCTTAAAGATTGGGAAAAAACACGGTGAAGTAACGCTAGCCGATTTAGTCATTGAAACAGGACTACCGCCAGAGAAAGTGCGAGAGGTTGTAATAGAGTTAGAGCGCCAAGACTTAATGCGTTCCTACAACCGCGAACACGATGGTGCTGTTGTGTATCGGGTTATTTAGTTCGTTAAATTAAACCTTCATCTCCCTCACCGATTAACTCACCGCAAACTCGGTAAATTTCCGCAAATGGGGCGGATGAAATCCAAGCACGATATCTTCTCTAGGTACTCCTAGCTCCATCAAATCGTCAGCCACCTGCTCCTCTGTCCCATTCCACTGAATCCAAACCTTACCCTCTTTAATATCGATATGGATAACTGGACCCAAGACCCGTTGCTTATTTTCCCACCCCATATACATTAGTTGGTAATGGTCTCGCTCCACATCAAAAATAGTTTGAATTTCCACCTCACCTTTGGTTGAACGACGCTTGGCATATTCACTCAGCAATTGCTGAATCCATGTCCGATAGTTCTCTAAGTCTGCCATCGCACAATTTCCTCATTTTCTACGTCATAAACAATCAGACTAACCTGACCGCGCTGAATCACGGATTGAATAAAAGGTCGAGTAAAAAATTCATTGTAGGCATTTAAGGGAATCGCCAAATATAAAACCCGCTCCGGCTCAGAATCTGCCAACGCATAGCGATAGTTAGTAAACTGCCCCATTGCCATATGAAAGTCAGTGACTGCCGATTGCCCCAAAAACGTTTTAATTTCAACTGCTATTTTCTGCCCTTCTTTCTCAGCCGCTAGCAGCTTTTGGGCACCCAAGTCAATAAACAAATCGGTAAACGCATCAACTCGGAGCGTCAGCGGATCGTCCGTGATGAGCCATCCATCCTTTTGCAGTGCTGTTTTAACAACATTGTGAAAAACATCTTTTGCCGCCATGTTCAAATGCTCCATCCGATTTGGGCATTCTATCTATAGCGTACTCATTTCAATCACCGCACATGATGTCGCCAACCATCCCTGCTGAAGTTCACCAACACCTTGTTAACCGCTCTAGCAGACCTCATGGGACTGCCTCCCGACGATACTGCCCATATCCAGGGAATTCTGTCCAAATCCCTCCAAGTGATACCTCATCGGCTTTCTCGTTCCTTACCAAGCCGCCCCTGAAGATTGTTCAGAGGACATGGGGAACTAGGAGATGAGGAATGAGAGGGAAATATGCGATCGCATTTCTCAGTACGAGCAGGTTGATAACGCACTTTCAACAAAACAGCGCAAACTACATCATGCAAATTCTCGCAAACGTTCCCAATTTAATCGACCGATGGCTTCGCTATCGATTCCAAACCATCCTAGTCGTCTGTTTTTTACTTTGGACGCCCTTTCTAGTCGCGAAAACTTTGCAGGTTCAACACTCTTGCCATCCCATGATTCATGGGTCTAGTCCCCTCCCAGCCGAGTGCCAACCTAAAGTGTCGCAAACTAATTCTAGTTCATCTAAAAAACCTGAGCGTCTGCGCGATCGCTCCCCAGAACAAATAGCACAGCACGATCGCAGTCCATCATCTAAACCTTCGTCCACTTCTCAAGAAAAAAACCAAATAGCACGTAGCGATCGCACTCCATCACCTACACCCTCACCCACTCCTCAACCTCAAATATCTGACGAATCTCCACCCCCTCAACAGACAGAGAAACCCAAGGCAATAGAAGAAGCTATTAAGACAGCAAAAGACCACCCTGACATCACAGGAGGTGTTATTGGAATTGGAATTGCAGTTGGTGTGGCTGCTGTTGCCAGTGCCCCTCTAATTCTCGCCGCAGGAATTGGTGCAGCCGTGTGGTTTGCGATTAGGACAGTGCTTTAGTAACACTATCTTCATTTTCAACTTTGTCCAATTATTTCACAAAATCAAGGAGTAATCAACCAAAATGCAACCTTCTAACAACTCTCAACAATCTTCAAACCTTGTGCAATCCTCTTCCAACAATCCCCAAATCGTTCCAGATTCAGACGGGCAAATACAATCTACTTCCAATCCTATAGAAACTCCAGCCGTTTCCTTAAAACTTCCTGGTTCAGGATTTTCATTACACCTAAATAAATGGGTGGTTTTAGGAGTTTTTGCCGTTGCAATGGTAGCCACATTCTTTCTTTTAACCAAAGGAAGTGAATTTTGCTTCTTCAGCACTTGTCTGCCACCCATTGATTCCACTGGCTCACTTGCTATGAATTTTTGGGCATTTGCCGGAGGAACAGCCGCACTTGTAGTTTTAACCACTTTGTTCGGCATCCCCTTAGTGCCTGCTGTTGCCGCTTCTTTTGGGGTTTGGTTTCTAATGCAAATGACACTTCATTAAGTCTAAATCTTATCTACAATTTCCCCTCACACAAGCCATGAACATTATCGAACTCAAGCAAGTTTTTAAGGTATTTCGCAAGGGATTCCAGCGAAATCCTATCCTACAGGATATTAATCTTACTGTGCAGCGAGGCGAATTCGTCGTACTGCGTGGGGAAAATGGGGCTGGCAAGACTACTCTATTGAATCTGATTTTAGGGTTACTCAAACCCAGCGGTGGAGAAGTTGAGCTAATGGGGTTTTCACCCCAGAGTGCTGATTCAAAAATCCATGTTGGAGTAGTTTTACAAGATACACAAGTTCCCAGAAATGTCAAGGTAAAGGAACTTGTTGAACTGTTGAGAAGCTACTACCCCCAGCCCCTTTCAACAGAAGAAATTTTGAACAAAGTTAAACTTAAGGATAAAGAAGGTGCTTGGGCAACTGACTTATCTGGCGGACAAAAACAGCGGCTCTATTTTGCCCTTGCTCTAGCAGGCAATCCTGAACTGCTCATCCTTGATGAGCCAACCCGAAATCTAGATGACAAAGGATACGAAGAATTCTGGCAGCAAATTAAACTCTGCCGTCAACGAGGAATCACCATTTTAATGGTGACAAACAATAAATCCGACTGGGACGAATTAAATGCTTTAGCAACTCGCTGTGTCACTCTCCATAAAATTACTGAAAGACCGCCCGAAGGACAGCTAACCCAGGAGCTAATAAATTTAGAAAATAAAGCTTTATTAGAGCAGCCTGAACCTATTAGACAAACTGAGAGTCTACCTAAACCTTCTTCTCAGAACATCCAACGCATTTTTCAGAAACAATTTTGGTTTGAAACCCTTCAACTGCTTCGTACCCCAGTCTTCTTAATCGGAACGCTTGCGATGGTGGGATTCGTCCCTTTGTTAAAATTTCAAGGATTGAAAGGAGAAAAGGCAACCGAAATGGTTGTTTACCTGTGTGGCATTATACTTTTCACGATTGTCATTGACCGACTGGGTAAACGAATTGCAGTCGAGCGATCGGAAAAATGGCTCAAGCTTTTGAGAGCCACACCTTTACCACCAGCAGCCTACATGGCGGCTAAGATTGCCACTTCACTTCTCATCTGTACTGTGAGTCTTTTGTTAATCTTCGGATTAGGACGCTGGCAGCTTGAGATGAGAATGGATTTGACTCAAGGGTTAGCTCTTCTATCGAGCCTAATTTTGGGAATTGTACCTTTTGCCATTCTTGGTATTGCATTGGGGTATTTACTAGACCCCAAAAGTGCCGATTCCATTCTGAGCCTATCGCTAATCGTTGTTCCTGTTGCTTGCGGTTCAATTCCACTTCCGGGACCACAAATCGTACAAGATTTAATTGCCTTCTCGCCGTTCTACCACTATCGGGAATTAGTTCTAGCGGCGGTTCACTTGAACCACGATAACCAACTATTTCTACATTTACTTTGGCTTCTTTGGGCTTGGGGTGCTTTTGGTTTATTCGCGGCTTGGTCTTATCAGCGCGATCGCATCGTTCAGTAGCTTCTTCCTGCCACTAAAGTTTTTAACCTTCCTATGTCGCCAACCGCCCCTGCTGAAGTTCGCCAACACCTCATCGATGCCTTGCAGCTCGATCTCGTCGGACCAACTCCCGACGATGCTGCCCACGCCGAGGAAGTTCTCCCCCAAGCCCCCTCCAAGTGGTATCTCACAGGATTCCTAGTTCCTTACGAAGCCTCATCCGCTCAACGCTCAGATGATACGGGGGACGAAGAACTCGACCAACTCGATCGCACTAGCCCAGGCGACGATGAAGCCACTCCAGAACCCGCCTCCGCCCGGAAAGCTTTTTTTCCCTCTTCAATGGGCTTAAGCCTCCTCGTCCCCCAAGATGCCACTCAGCTTGATGTCACCGTAGAGTGGGGCGATTACATCCCGCTCGAAAAAGAACGGGACGAGAATAAAGCCGAAACCGGACTGCAAAGCTTGCTCTCTGGCTCCTGGCAGAGAATACCTCGACAGGCACAAGTTAGTGTTCCCCTGACTACAAACGGCAAGTCCAGCCAGATGAGTTTGCCCCTTGACCTTCCTATAGATTCAGGGGATACGCCCACTCAAATGAAACTCCCACTCGATACTGTGGGTACAACAAAACAAGTAGACCTCCCTAGCAGCGGTGGCTTAAAACTGGTCATCTCCATCCGTTCCATTCTCTACCATGCGCTGGTGCCGATGGGAACCCGTTCCGTTTCCGTGTTCTTAGTCAACTACCGCTCTCCTGCCCCTGACAAAGAACGGGACAGCGCTTACATTTTTCAAACGACGCTGACCATCCGCACTCCCGAACCCCTCGTTCCTCGTCCCGACCTGCGCGGACAAAGTGGTGACGACTGGGATGAGAGCGTTGCTGACCTGCAATACCGGGATGACTACGAATATGCTGTCGGTCATAACGTCTCTGCAATCGCTATTCCCAACTCCAATGGCAGTTGTCGGGAAATCTCCACCGCTTGGATGCCCAGCGCCGACGTAGAAAAGGTCGTTCCCACTCAAGTAGACCAGGTGGAATTGAGCATGGAAGCGCTAGCCACTGCTTCTACCGCCGATGCAGTACGCAGCATGGTCAGTCCAATGGTTACAGCTTACACCCAATGGATTGCCGAGCAGGGTGCAAAAGCTCCAAAACAGCCAAAACATCGAGTTGATGTCGCCAATGACCTTTTGAATCGGGCAGGTATTGCCAACGAGCGCATCGCCGCTGGACTCCAATCCCTCGATGACCCAGAGGTACTAGAGGCATTTTGCATCGCCAATCGAGCGATCGCTACTGCCATCCGCCAACGGTCTGTACACGGCACGGAAAAAAGCCCTAGCGACCTCAAGCCTCCAAAATGGCGACCCTTTCAGCTTGCCTTTCTGTTGATGAATCTAGTGGGACTCGCCAATCCCGAACATAGCGATCGCGAATTGGTAGACCTGCTCTTCTTCCCTACAGGTGGTGGTAAAACCGAGGCATATCTGGGACTTGCCGCCTTTACCCTAGTCCTGCGACGACTGCGGAATCCAGGCTTCAATGGTGCTGGAGTTAGCGTCATCATGCGCTACACACTCAGACTGCTCACCTTAGACCAGCTCGGTCGAGCTGCCACCTTGATTTGTGCCTTGGAGTTAGAGCGACAGCAGGACGTGGAAAAACTAGGAACCTGGCCCTTTGAGATAGGGCTGTGGGTCGGACAGACTGCCACGCCTAACATCATGGGACAGAGAGGAGACAACAATCAATACTCTGCCCGTGCCCGTACTATCGCCTTTTTAAACGACAGTCGGAACAAACCGTCACCAATTCCCCTAGAAAACTGCCCGTGGTGCGGTGCCGAGTTTACCACCAATTCGTTCCAACTGCTGCCCAATGCAGATCGACCCACCAATCTCCAAGTTATTTGTAACAATCGGAAAAAGCGGCAAGATGGCAAACCCCAATGCGGCGTGTTTAGAAGCAACCAATCCCTTCCCATTGTTGCGGTAGATGAGCCAATTTACCGACGACTCCCCTGCTTCATCATCGCCACTGTCGATAAATTCGCTAACCTGCCGTGGGTGGGGCAAACTGGGGCATTGTTTGGACACGTAGACCACTATGACCAAGAAGGCTTCTATGGTCCTGCCACTCCCAGTCAGGGTCGCCCTCTTGATCAACCTTTGCCGCCGCCCGATTTGATTATTCAAGACGAACTGCACCTAATTTCGGGACCATTGGGGACGATGGTAGGACTGTATGAAACGGCGATCGATGCCCTGTGCAGCAGGAATGGCAACCAAAAAACCATCCGACCCAAAATCGTAGCATCCACCGCAACGGTTCGGCGTGCCACCCGTCAAATCCAAGCACTGTTTTGTCGCAATCAGGTGGATGTATTTCCCCCACCGGGACCAGACCGCCGCGACTCGTTTTTTGCCAAGACAGTCCCGATTACCCAAAAGCACGGTCGCACCTATGTTGGTATTGCGGCTCAGGGACGCAGTCTCAAGGTTGTACTGCTGCGAACTTATCTAGCGCTGTTAGGCGCAGCCCAAAAAGACTGGGAAGCAGCCGGTGGGGCAAAGAACCCCGATAACCCGGCAGACCCCTACATGACGCTATTGGGCTACTTTAACTCCTTGCGCGAACTCGGCGGCAGTCGCCGGATTGTCGAAGACGAGGTGAAATCCCGCGTTGAGCGATACAGCCAGCGTCACCGAGAAAATGAAAGTTTGGGGTCATTTAGCGATCGCCAAATTGCTAATGAACCTTCCGAGCTAACTTCTCGCGAGAGTACCAATAAAGTGGCGGAGACTAAACGCCGTTTGGCGCTGTCCTTCCACGAAAAAGAACGGGTTGATGTAGCATTAGCCACCAACATGATTTCAGTAGGTCTTGACATCACCCGACTAGGATTAATGGTGGTGCTGGGTCAGCCAAAAACAGCGGCGGAATATATTCAAGCCACCAGTCGTGTCGGACGGGATGAAAACCGACCGGGGTTGGTTGTGACACTGCTGAACGTGCATCGACCCCGCGATCGCTCCCATTACGAACGCTTTCAAGCGTGGCACACCACATTCTACCGTGCCGTGGAAGCCACGAGCGTCACTCCTTTCTCGCCGCGTGCCGTGGATCGAGGACTCGCTGCTGTCACCGTTGCCCTAGCTCGTCTGGGAAATTCTGACATGACAGCGCCCTTGAATGCCGTCGGTATTGTTCAACAGCGCCTAAATCTGGACTTTGTAACAGACATCATTGCCCAACGGGTAGAGATGCACGACAAGGAACTGGA is a genomic window of Microcoleus sp. AS-A8 containing:
- a CDS encoding XisI protein, whose translation is MADLENYRTWIQQLLSEYAKRRSTKGEVEIQTIFDVERDHYQLMYMGWENKQRVLGPVIHIDIKEGKVWIQWNGTEEQVADDLMELGVPREDIVLGFHPPHLRKFTEFAVS
- a CDS encoding XisH family protein; translated protein: MAAKDVFHNVVKTALQKDGWLITDDPLTLRVDAFTDLFIDLGAQKLLAAEKEGQKIAVEIKTFLGQSAVTDFHMAMGQFTNYRYALADSEPERVLYLAIPLNAYNEFFTRPFIQSVIQRGQVSLIVYDVENEEIVRWQT
- a CDS encoding ABC transporter G family ATP-binding protein/permease, which codes for MNIIELKQVFKVFRKGFQRNPILQDINLTVQRGEFVVLRGENGAGKTTLLNLILGLLKPSGGEVELMGFSPQSADSKIHVGVVLQDTQVPRNVKVKELVELLRSYYPQPLSTEEILNKVKLKDKEGAWATDLSGGQKQRLYFALALAGNPELLILDEPTRNLDDKGYEEFWQQIKLCRQRGITILMVTNNKSDWDELNALATRCVTLHKITERPPEGQLTQELINLENKALLEQPEPIRQTESLPKPSSQNIQRIFQKQFWFETLQLLRTPVFLIGTLAMVGFVPLLKFQGLKGEKATEMVVYLCGIILFTIVIDRLGKRIAVERSEKWLKLLRATPLPPAAYMAAKIATSLLICTVSLLLIFGLGRWQLEMRMDLTQGLALLSSLILGIVPFAILGIALGYLLDPKSADSILSLSLIVVPVACGSIPLPGPQIVQDLIAFSPFYHYRELVLAAVHLNHDNQLFLHLLWLLWAWGAFGLFAAWSYQRDRIVQ
- the drmA gene encoding DISARM system helicase DrmA codes for the protein MSPTAPAEVRQHLIDALQLDLVGPTPDDAAHAEEVLPQAPSKWYLTGFLVPYEASSAQRSDDTGDEELDQLDRTSPGDDEATPEPASARKAFFPSSMGLSLLVPQDATQLDVTVEWGDYIPLEKERDENKAETGLQSLLSGSWQRIPRQAQVSVPLTTNGKSSQMSLPLDLPIDSGDTPTQMKLPLDTVGTTKQVDLPSSGGLKLVISIRSILYHALVPMGTRSVSVFLVNYRSPAPDKERDSAYIFQTTLTIRTPEPLVPRPDLRGQSGDDWDESVADLQYRDDYEYAVGHNVSAIAIPNSNGSCREISTAWMPSADVEKVVPTQVDQVELSMEALATASTADAVRSMVSPMVTAYTQWIAEQGAKAPKQPKHRVDVANDLLNRAGIANERIAAGLQSLDDPEVLEAFCIANRAIATAIRQRSVHGTEKSPSDLKPPKWRPFQLAFLLMNLVGLANPEHSDRELVDLLFFPTGGGKTEAYLGLAAFTLVLRRLRNPGFNGAGVSVIMRYTLRLLTLDQLGRAATLICALELERQQDVEKLGTWPFEIGLWVGQTATPNIMGQRGDNNQYSARARTIAFLNDSRNKPSPIPLENCPWCGAEFTTNSFQLLPNADRPTNLQVICNNRKKRQDGKPQCGVFRSNQSLPIVAVDEPIYRRLPCFIIATVDKFANLPWVGQTGALFGHVDHYDQEGFYGPATPSQGRPLDQPLPPPDLIIQDELHLISGPLGTMVGLYETAIDALCSRNGNQKTIRPKIVASTATVRRATRQIQALFCRNQVDVFPPPGPDRRDSFFAKTVPITQKHGRTYVGIAAQGRSLKVVLLRTYLALLGAAQKDWEAAGGAKNPDNPADPYMTLLGYFNSLRELGGSRRIVEDEVKSRVERYSQRHRENESLGSFSDRQIANEPSELTSRESTNKVAETKRRLALSFHEKERVDVALATNMISVGLDITRLGLMVVLGQPKTAAEYIQATSRVGRDENRPGLVVTLLNVHRPRDRSHYERFQAWHTTFYRAVEATSVTPFSPRAVDRGLAAVTVALARLGNSDMTAPLNAVGIVQQRLNLDFVTDIIAQRVEMHDKELEAKEAGELRQKIRGRVVDLLDTWKRIAAEKGSLQYQQEVGKAPPLLRDPLDPELERIPLAERKFKAQRSLRDVEPTVNLWVRNPDGFEVEEEDS